One segment of Candidatus Ozemobacteraceae bacterium DNA contains the following:
- a CDS encoding nucleotidyltransferase family protein: MSRTASGCSSGPAVICLLAGHSSRMGRPKQHLVIAGRTFLEHLLARLSGVRDRLGPLCFVGQAHDDEGREAIFRFGGRWIVNPAPGDGPLSSIRLALAEIPEGRGFLLWPVDHPLVAVSTLEALLDAIGIDAERIVAPSDGERRGHPSYFPAWAREELLSCPLEAGAKLVLQRHPDLITHVVSNDPWIRRNINTPELLAEAEQELTRSGP; this comes from the coding sequence ATGTCACGAACCGCTTCGGGCTGCTCCTCCGGGCCCGCCGTCATCTGCCTTCTCGCGGGCCACTCGAGCCGCATGGGCCGTCCCAAGCAGCATCTCGTCATCGCCGGCAGGACGTTTCTGGAACACCTGCTGGCACGGCTCTCGGGTGTACGCGACAGGCTCGGGCCGCTCTGTTTCGTCGGCCAGGCGCATGATGACGAGGGGCGCGAGGCGATTTTCCGGTTCGGAGGACGGTGGATCGTCAATCCGGCGCCGGGCGACGGTCCGCTCAGCTCGATACGCCTTGCGCTGGCGGAAATCCCCGAGGGAAGGGGCTTTCTGCTCTGGCCGGTCGATCATCCACTCGTGGCCGTTTCCACGCTCGAAGCCCTTCTCGATGCGATCGGAATCGATGCCGAGAGGATCGTCGCGCCTTCGGACGGGGAACGGCGGGGCCACCCGAGCTATTTTCCGGCCTGGGCGCGCGAGGAACTGCTCTCGTGCCCTCTCGAGGCCGGCGCGAAGCTGGTGTTGCAGCGACACCCGGATCTGATCACCCACGTCGTGTCGAACGACCCCTGGATCAGACGCAACATCAACACCCCGGAGCTTCTGGCAGAAGCGGAACAGGAACTGACCCGGTCCGGTCCATGA
- a CDS encoding ABC transporter permease, translating into MLKKLTIGIAFGIFALYLVLVLSLFAFIDPLRLARALASERVWFSMMLSLKAAVIATLLSMVLAVPSAYALSRYDFAGKRTVDLLLELPLVVTPIALGAMVLIFFQTRVGEFAQTHGVTFVFEFPGIILAQFLTTVGIAVRTMKNTFDAISPRYEMVACTLGATPLRAFLTVTLPMAKTGILAATILTFSKCIGEFGATIMLVGAMPMKTETLPISIFMRVGSADIEGMALMILILVSLGFSVLFVLRFVLTVRYD; encoded by the coding sequence GTGCTGAAGAAACTGACCATCGGGATCGCGTTTGGCATATTCGCGCTGTATCTCGTTCTGGTGTTGAGCCTCTTCGCGTTCATCGACCCGCTCAGACTCGCCCGGGCCCTCGCTTCGGAGCGCGTGTGGTTTTCGATGATGCTCAGCCTGAAAGCCGCGGTGATCGCAACGCTCCTCTCGATGGTTCTCGCCGTTCCTTCCGCCTACGCTCTTTCCCGATACGATTTCGCGGGAAAGCGGACCGTCGATCTCCTGCTCGAGCTGCCGCTCGTCGTGACGCCCATCGCCCTGGGGGCCATGGTGCTGATTTTCTTCCAGACGAGGGTCGGCGAGTTCGCGCAGACGCACGGCGTGACGTTCGTGTTCGAATTTCCAGGGATCATCCTGGCGCAGTTTTTGACCACGGTCGGAATCGCCGTGCGCACGATGAAGAATACGTTCGACGCCATCTCGCCCCGATACGAGATGGTTGCCTGCACGCTGGGGGCGACGCCGCTCCGGGCTTTTCTGACGGTCACGCTGCCCATGGCGAAAACCGGCATCCTGGCGGCGACGATCCTGACGTTCTCGAAATGCATCGGCGAGTTCGGTGCGACCATCATGCTGGTCGGAGCGATGCCGATGAAGACGGAAACCCTTCCGATCTCGATTTTCATGCGCGTCGGAAGCGCCGACATCGAAGGAATGGCGCTGATGATCCTCATTCTCGTCTCTCTCGGGTTTTCGGTCCTGTTCGTTCTCAGGTTCGTGCTGACGGTGCGGTATGATTGA
- a CDS encoding pyrimidine-nucleoside phosphorylase — MRAYDVIKRKRDGKKLTAEEVKFVVDGFVNGSLPDYQMSAFLMAVFFKGMDEQETFWLTDSMRLSGDLIGLEGIEGFTVDKHSTGGVGDKTSLVLGPVLAALGLKVAKMSGRGLGHTGGTIDKLESIAGFSCDLPSQRFIDAVNKIGVAIVGQTGNLVPADKKIYALRDVTATVDSIPLIAASIMSKKLAVANQGLVLDVKVGSGAFMKTLPDARELAKTMVKIGKQAGRKVAAVLSNMDEPLGRMIGNALEVKEAIDTLRGKGPADLVELVKALAREALLMAPGSKLTQAEAGAKVAEVLASGAAFATFVEMVKMQGGDASMIEHPEKLPTAKKIVPLVSDRDGHVAAIECEEIGLAAMMLGAGRETKESKIDMAVGLELVKHVGDSVKQGEPLAQVHIDPDRDNAKALERLRAAFRLESKPVQPQSLILDIVS; from the coding sequence ATGCGAGCCTATGACGTCATCAAGCGCAAGCGCGACGGGAAGAAACTGACCGCCGAGGAAGTGAAGTTCGTCGTCGACGGGTTTGTGAACGGGAGTCTGCCGGACTACCAGATGTCCGCCTTCCTGATGGCCGTCTTCTTCAAGGGCATGGACGAGCAGGAGACCTTCTGGCTCACCGATTCCATGCGCCTCAGCGGCGATCTCATCGGACTCGAAGGCATCGAGGGCTTCACCGTCGACAAGCACTCGACCGGCGGCGTGGGCGATAAGACCAGCCTCGTGCTGGGCCCCGTGCTGGCGGCGCTCGGCCTCAAGGTCGCCAAGATGTCTGGCCGGGGCCTCGGCCACACCGGCGGCACGATCGACAAGCTCGAATCGATCGCAGGCTTCAGTTGCGACCTGCCGTCGCAGCGGTTCATCGACGCCGTAAATAAAATAGGTGTTGCTATTGTCGGCCAGACGGGCAACCTCGTTCCCGCCGACAAGAAGATCTACGCGCTTCGCGACGTCACGGCGACCGTCGACTCGATCCCGCTGATCGCGGCCTCGATCATGTCGAAGAAGCTCGCCGTGGCCAACCAGGGCCTCGTGCTCGACGTCAAGGTCGGCAGCGGCGCCTTCATGAAGACGCTTCCCGACGCTCGCGAACTGGCGAAGACGATGGTCAAGATCGGCAAGCAGGCCGGGCGCAAGGTCGCGGCGGTGCTGTCCAACATGGACGAGCCGCTCGGCCGCATGATCGGAAACGCTCTCGAGGTGAAGGAAGCGATCGACACGCTTCGCGGGAAGGGGCCCGCCGACCTGGTCGAACTGGTCAAGGCCCTTGCTCGCGAGGCGCTGCTCATGGCTCCCGGCTCGAAATTGACGCAGGCGGAAGCCGGCGCGAAAGTCGCCGAGGTTCTCGCCTCGGGTGCGGCGTTCGCCACGTTCGTCGAGATGGTGAAGATGCAGGGCGGCGACGCATCGATGATCGAGCATCCCGAGAAACTGCCGACCGCGAAGAAGATCGTCCCGCTCGTCTCGGACCGCGACGGACATGTCGCCGCGATCGAGTGCGAGGAGATCGGCCTCGCGGCGATGATGCTCGGCGCGGGCCGAGAGACCAAGGAGTCGAAGATCGACATGGCGGTCGGTCTCGAACTGGTCAAGCATGTCGGCGACAGCGTCAAGCAGGGCGAGCCGCTCGCCCAGGTCCATATCGATCCCGACCGCGACAACGCGAAGGCGCTCGAGCGCCTCCGCGCCGCCTTCCGGCTCGAATCGAAGCCGGTTCAGCCGCAGTCGCTGATTCTCGACATCGTCTCCTGA
- a CDS encoding ABC transporter ATP-binding protein gives MIEFREVSAVVGSFRLDSISLKIPRGDCHVIVGPTGAGKTFLLETLIGLRSPETGSILLEGREITGVPPHRRRIAFVPQDTCLFPTMTVRDNILYGVRANAIDPAEVAPFLDHLVEFLRIGNLLDRWPQNLSGGEKQRVALARALVTKPVLLVLDEPFSAIDHSFREEIRRLLKSLLEEFRMTTLIVTHDHDEAFFLGNHISIMMDGRILQSGSRDDIYSYPRSFAAASFFGIKNVFPGKVLEITETGVTLLWEDIRQTVAVPCRCRQKYAAGQAVHFGIRPEAVYVMRADRRQDDKQNVFPGTISKIFLRGKMHTLLVETGSETKVQIEIDIHDAAIRKMGLRESMEIRISLEPKGIFLISG, from the coding sequence ATGATTGAGTTCCGCGAGGTTAGCGCCGTCGTCGGTTCGTTCCGGCTCGATTCAATATCGCTGAAAATACCTCGGGGCGACTGCCACGTCATCGTCGGCCCGACGGGCGCCGGAAAGACCTTTCTCCTGGAAACCCTGATCGGACTGCGCTCTCCCGAGACGGGCTCGATCCTGCTCGAGGGCCGCGAGATAACGGGGGTCCCGCCGCACAGGCGGCGGATCGCCTTCGTGCCGCAGGACACCTGCCTGTTTCCGACGATGACGGTTCGCGACAACATCCTCTACGGCGTCCGGGCCAACGCCATCGATCCCGCCGAAGTCGCGCCGTTCCTCGATCACCTGGTGGAGTTCCTGCGCATCGGCAACCTGCTCGACCGGTGGCCGCAGAACCTCAGCGGCGGCGAGAAACAGCGCGTGGCGCTCGCCCGGGCGCTGGTGACGAAGCCCGTGCTGCTCGTCCTGGACGAACCGTTTTCCGCCATTGACCACTCGTTCCGCGAGGAGATCCGCCGCCTGCTGAAAAGCCTCCTCGAAGAATTCCGGATGACGACGCTGATCGTCACCCACGATCACGACGAGGCGTTTTTCCTCGGAAATCACATCTCGATCATGATGGACGGCAGGATTCTCCAGAGCGGAAGCCGGGATGACATCTACTCGTATCCCCGCTCGTTCGCGGCCGCTTCGTTCTTCGGCATCAAGAACGTCTTCCCGGGAAAGGTGCTCGAGATAACCGAGACGGGCGTGACGCTCCTCTGGGAAGACATTCGCCAGACGGTCGCCGTTCCCTGCCGCTGCCGGCAAAAATACGCGGCCGGCCAGGCCGTCCATTTCGGGATTCGGCCGGAAGCCGTTTACGTCATGAGGGCCGACAGGCGGCAGGATGACAAGCAGAACGTTTTTCCGGGAACGATCTCGAAGATCTTCCTGCGCGGAAAAATGCACACCCTTCTCGTCGAAACCGGCTCGGAGACGAAGGTCCAGATCGAGATCGACATCCACGACGCCGCGATCCGGAAAATGGGCCTGCGGGAATCCATGGAGATCCGGATCAGCCTCGAGCCGAAAGGGATTTTCCTGATTTCGGGGTAG
- a CDS encoding HEAT repeat domain-containing protein: MNRKHDAPVSAMPHEDSWAAFLESLYAPLPGLREMAVFELPVWHKLGRDVSEVTAISMRDPEPLVCRAAAVVAGRLRLDAEVILQALSERLQTEQDPLLRRTMATALSRIGRPGLPMLVQLLRDRDAFVRNFTATALGDAGPDAIPLLLDALNDDQIRTFAAPVLAHVGSDAIPGLLKLLDAPEEAVRQSVIETLEHIGPLSVEPLVEAVRSGAVSRRNGAAALSHFGGNAVAPLVRLMRENDVSMRCWAADIVVQIGRPAVPSIITLLREEHVGISYLAGETLVRLGACAIPELVQSLGTVTRSVRWIVANILGRLGEEAVHALEKAVVEGDPLTREAAAHALGEMGSVACVALPTLEGLLETEQEPFVLETVRRAVERLQHFE, encoded by the coding sequence ATGAACAGAAAACATGATGCCCCCGTCAGTGCGATGCCCCACGAGGACAGCTGGGCCGCGTTCCTCGAATCGTTGTATGCGCCGCTCCCTGGGCTTCGCGAGATGGCCGTTTTCGAGTTGCCCGTCTGGCACAAGCTCGGCCGGGACGTTTCCGAGGTGACGGCGATCTCAATGCGGGATCCCGAACCCCTCGTCTGCCGCGCCGCAGCGGTCGTCGCCGGCCGGTTGCGTCTCGATGCGGAGGTGATTCTGCAGGCTCTGTCGGAACGGCTTCAGACGGAACAGGATCCCCTTCTCCGCCGGACGATGGCGACCGCGTTGTCGCGCATCGGCCGACCCGGGTTGCCGATGCTGGTTCAGCTCCTTCGGGACCGGGACGCGTTCGTCAGGAATTTCACCGCCACGGCACTGGGCGATGCCGGGCCGGATGCGATCCCACTGCTCCTCGATGCGCTGAACGACGACCAGATCAGGACGTTCGCGGCCCCGGTTCTCGCTCATGTCGGGAGTGACGCGATTCCCGGCTTGCTGAAACTGCTGGATGCTCCTGAAGAGGCTGTTCGACAGTCGGTCATCGAAACCCTGGAGCATATCGGCCCGTTGTCGGTCGAGCCACTCGTCGAGGCGGTCCGCTCCGGCGCCGTCAGTCGCAGGAACGGCGCCGCGGCGCTGAGTCATTTCGGCGGAAACGCCGTTGCGCCGCTCGTTCGTCTCATGCGGGAAAACGACGTGTCGATGCGATGCTGGGCCGCCGACATCGTCGTCCAGATCGGCCGGCCCGCGGTCCCCTCGATCATCACGCTCCTGCGGGAAGAGCATGTCGGCATCTCGTATCTCGCCGGCGAAACGCTCGTGCGGCTCGGCGCCTGCGCGATCCCCGAGCTCGTCCAGTCCCTCGGCACGGTCACCCGCTCCGTTCGCTGGATCGTGGCGAACATCCTGGGCCGGCTCGGCGAGGAGGCCGTCCATGCTCTCGAAAAGGCCGTCGTCGAGGGCGACCCGCTCACGCGCGAAGCCGCCGCGCACGCGCTCGGCGAGATGGGAAGCGTCGCCTGCGTCGCCCTGCCGACCCTCGAAGGCCTGCTCGAAACCGAGCAGGAGCCCTTCGTCCTCGAAACCGTCCGCCGCGCCGTCGAACGCCTCCAGCACTTCGAGTGA
- the modA gene encoding molybdate ABC transporter substrate-binding protein, with protein sequence MKSLVTFLVAVVCLAGSLNPARAAEERILFMAGAAAQPVVEPLAKAFEAATGIKVDVSIGGSGMLLSQIKLSRQGDVYFPGSIDFIDKAAKEGLIDESTVTPVVYLVPAINVQRGNPRNIASLKDLCRPGLKVAIAHPETVCLGVFAVELVERLFTPEEKRAFRANLVTYTESCEKTAAAISLKTVDAVIGWSVFEHWNPELIQSVKLPPEEVVRISYLAVAVTKNSRHVEAAKKFVEFMKSPEGLEFFKKFHYFTTPGEALEYLGAERPVGGAPYEVPAEWMK encoded by the coding sequence ATGAAATCACTCGTGACGTTTCTCGTTGCTGTCGTGTGTCTCGCCGGAAGTCTGAACCCCGCCCGGGCGGCCGAAGAGCGCATTCTGTTCATGGCCGGCGCCGCCGCGCAACCTGTCGTGGAGCCGCTCGCCAAAGCCTTCGAAGCCGCAACGGGCATCAAGGTCGACGTCTCGATCGGCGGATCTGGGATGTTGCTTTCGCAGATCAAGCTGTCCAGGCAGGGAGACGTCTACTTTCCGGGCTCGATCGACTTCATCGACAAGGCGGCAAAAGAGGGATTGATCGACGAGTCCACCGTCACGCCGGTCGTCTACCTCGTTCCGGCCATCAATGTGCAGAGGGGAAATCCCCGCAACATCGCCTCGCTCAAGGATCTCTGCCGCCCCGGCCTCAAGGTGGCCATCGCCCACCCCGAAACCGTGTGCCTCGGTGTCTTCGCCGTCGAACTCGTGGAACGGTTGTTCACCCCGGAAGAGAAGCGGGCGTTCCGGGCGAATCTCGTGACATACACGGAAAGTTGTGAAAAAACCGCTGCCGCCATTTCCCTGAAAACGGTCGATGCGGTCATCGGCTGGAGCGTGTTCGAACACTGGAACCCCGAACTGATCCAGTCGGTCAAGTTGCCCCCCGAGGAGGTCGTCCGGATCAGCTACCTGGCCGTCGCCGTGACGAAGAACTCACGCCATGTCGAGGCCGCGAAAAAGTTCGTCGAGTTCATGAAATCCCCGGAAGGGCTTGAATTCTTCAAGAAATTCCACTATTTTACGACCCCCGGTGAGGCGCTCGAGTATCTCGGGGCGGAGAGGCCGGTCGGGGGAGCTCCCTACGAGGTCCCGGCCGAATGGATGAAATAG
- the ahcY gene encoding adenosylhomocysteinase, whose amino-acid sequence MPTTTTNRLPYKVKDIDLWQLGRKEIEIAEHEMPGLMALREKYGAKKPLRGARIAGSLHMTVQTAVLIETLAELGADVRWCSCNIFSTQDTAAAAIAKRGIPVFAWKGETLEEYWWCTQEALTWPDGQGPTLIVDDGGDATMMIHIGYEAERNPKILDRHAEGEDEQELLAILKKTLKAEPRKWTNMLPHIKGVSEETTTGVHRLYKMMEEKKLLFPAINVNDSVTKSKFDNLYGCRESLVDGIKRATDVMIAGKVAVVCGYGDVGKGCAQALRSYGAHVVVTEIDPICALQAMMAGYVVDTVENTLGKADIYVTTTGNRDIITADHMAKMKDQAIVCNIGHFDNEIQMSKLETWKGVKRTNIKPQVDRYTYADGHSIYILAEGRLVNLGCARGHPSFVMSSSFTNQTLAQIDLWTSDHKVGVYTLSKKLDEEVARLHLEKLGAKLTVLTKDQADYIGVPVEGPYKSDHYRY is encoded by the coding sequence ATGCCCACGACCACGACGAACCGCCTTCCCTACAAGGTGAAAGATATCGATCTTTGGCAGCTCGGCCGCAAGGAGATCGAGATCGCCGAGCACGAAATGCCCGGCCTTATGGCCCTGCGCGAGAAGTACGGCGCGAAGAAACCCCTCCGCGGCGCGCGCATCGCCGGGTCGCTGCATATGACCGTCCAGACCGCCGTTCTGATCGAGACTCTGGCCGAGCTCGGCGCCGACGTCCGGTGGTGCAGCTGCAATATCTTTTCGACGCAGGACACCGCCGCGGCGGCCATCGCCAAGCGCGGCATCCCGGTCTTCGCCTGGAAGGGCGAAACCCTCGAAGAGTATTGGTGGTGCACGCAGGAAGCGCTGACCTGGCCGGACGGCCAGGGCCCGACCCTGATCGTTGATGACGGCGGCGACGCCACGATGATGATTCACATTGGCTACGAAGCCGAGCGCAATCCGAAGATCCTCGACCGGCACGCCGAGGGTGAAGACGAGCAGGAACTGCTCGCGATCCTCAAGAAGACCCTGAAGGCCGAGCCCAGGAAGTGGACGAACATGCTGCCGCACATCAAGGGCGTCAGCGAGGAAACGACGACCGGCGTTCATCGCCTGTACAAGATGATGGAAGAGAAGAAGCTCCTCTTCCCCGCGATCAACGTGAACGACTCGGTCACCAAGTCGAAGTTCGACAACCTGTACGGCTGCCGCGAAAGCCTCGTCGACGGCATCAAGCGCGCGACCGACGTCATGATCGCCGGCAAAGTCGCTGTCGTGTGCGGCTACGGCGACGTCGGCAAGGGCTGCGCCCAGGCGCTGCGCTCGTATGGCGCGCACGTCGTCGTCACCGAGATCGACCCGATCTGCGCCCTGCAGGCCATGATGGCCGGCTACGTCGTCGACACCGTCGAGAACACGCTCGGCAAGGCCGACATCTACGTCACCACGACCGGCAACCGCGACATCATCACCGCCGACCACATGGCGAAAATGAAGGATCAGGCGATCGTCTGCAACATCGGACACTTCGACAACGAGATCCAGATGAGCAAGCTCGAGACCTGGAAGGGCGTGAAGCGCACGAACATCAAGCCCCAGGTCGACCGCTACACCTACGCCGACGGCCACAGCATCTACATTCTGGCCGAAGGCCGCCTCGTCAATCTCGGCTGCGCCCGCGGCCACCCCAGCTTCGTGATGAGCAGCTCGTTCACGAACCAGACGCTCGCCCAGATCGACCTCTGGACCAGCGACCACAAGGTCGGCGTCTACACTCTCTCGAAGAAGCTCGACGAGGAAGTCGCCCGCCTGCACCTCGAGAAGCTCGGCGCGAAGCTCACCGTGCTGACGAAGGACCAGGCCGACTACATCGGCGTCCCGGTCGAGGGGCCCTACAAGTCGGACCACTACCGCTACTGA
- a CDS encoding DUF5693 family protein, which translates to METRSPTLPGDASHGMPKSIIILIILVLPGLLAGGGRDLLRWRAEARDTFIETVMDFDELRTLARQEGWRLQEMLVAAAERGASSVGISEDTLHSLETEGRISILNLADLRQMAVEGDVASYGTEIVEPQGALWIWSQESGLLDRIEHHLGWKLPGGRVRRVSLNLLIVRRSGEDFKTRVGLGFSKEYLSLARECGLGIVLRIYNHPGLTAGAIRSMIAGLPDPADVSAIVFAEEEVLGSRGALAATIDELTHRSYRIGWVEFNDQDGMDALLEGLRGKRPFVRVHSIGRKELDENYNVSRAIARWVRAVRERRLKMLYMRCFFQDKKKFIGDLVQFNLDYLGAVVKRLQADGFQIPRLDEQRRDEPRHMVGKASPAERLAIGLALLLGVPLLLAATRWRYPAERDIWLTFGVAAGAWSILPVPLFIAFAGLVGAIAWSTLGCIWAMGANEASMAAGKPASFGGLAGFFLRLSLPGFLGGALVAALHAETIYLLKFEQFRGIKLAFIAPLAWTAVWALRRYGGGLLTLFARPLTVRELFIGLAVGGGTLLYLLRSGNVTFLKPSAMEDIGRTFLENLLIARPRNKEFLIGYPAALFFLFFRRRGVSEILPVLALFMQMGQVSLVNTFCHFHSPLSLAFLRGFNGLWTGLLTGAALLAVYLVCRVLACAGCKSDRSVLVGYFGFGNLGDELLWRSFAEEAARRRPDLKWSVIWGPAEWEEKGDHVRAVSRRDLLGLLEELAAARAVVVPGGSLLQATTSLGSLLYYLALLAFGRLLGARLILCGQGFGPWGTPGTVQRYLAASAARMVLEFASYISCRDREAAMTLARLPGPALSAAVGADLAFLRPRSGSSSRPPAGVKTVGVILRGSFPMSPVIAERLAGWAKTSGYRILPLAFQLGEDEEPWRNQPALLPVTILRDAAAADETFASCEFIVTMRLHAAVLATIAGVPWIGLAVDPKMTGLAAELGWQYVLPPEEADAARLDSCIRQVCDCRETLAEKLRTAAAGRAFAASADLDAALRHVESYSK; encoded by the coding sequence ATGGAAACGCGATCCCCCACCTTGCCCGGCGACGCTTCGCATGGTATGCCAAAAAGTATAATAATACTCATTATACTCGTCCTGCCGGGCCTGCTGGCGGGAGGGGGGCGCGATCTGCTCCGATGGCGTGCCGAGGCGCGCGATACCTTTATCGAGACCGTCATGGATTTCGACGAGCTTCGGACGCTTGCCCGCCAGGAGGGCTGGAGGCTCCAGGAGATGCTCGTCGCCGCGGCCGAGCGCGGGGCGAGTTCCGTCGGCATTTCGGAAGACACTCTCCATTCGCTCGAAACCGAAGGCCGGATCTCCATCCTCAATCTTGCCGACCTGCGCCAGATGGCCGTGGAGGGAGATGTCGCGTCGTACGGGACCGAGATCGTCGAGCCGCAGGGCGCCCTCTGGATCTGGTCCCAGGAGAGCGGCCTCCTGGACCGCATCGAGCACCATCTGGGCTGGAAACTGCCGGGCGGCCGCGTCCGCCGGGTCAGCCTGAACCTGCTCATCGTCCGCAGATCGGGCGAGGATTTCAAAACCCGCGTCGGTCTGGGTTTTTCGAAAGAGTATCTGAGCCTGGCGCGCGAGTGCGGCCTCGGGATCGTCCTGAGAATATACAACCATCCCGGCCTGACCGCGGGCGCCATCCGCTCGATGATCGCCGGCCTGCCCGATCCGGCCGATGTTTCGGCGATCGTCTTCGCCGAAGAGGAGGTGCTCGGAAGCCGCGGCGCCCTCGCCGCAACCATCGACGAGCTGACGCACCGTTCCTACCGGATCGGCTGGGTCGAGTTCAACGACCAGGACGGCATGGATGCCCTGTTGGAGGGCCTTCGCGGAAAGCGCCCCTTCGTGCGGGTCCACAGCATCGGCCGGAAGGAGCTCGACGAGAATTATAATGTATCGCGTGCTATTGCCAGGTGGGTGAGGGCCGTCCGCGAGCGCCGCCTGAAGATGCTGTACATGCGGTGCTTCTTCCAGGACAAGAAAAAATTCATCGGGGACCTCGTCCAGTTCAATCTCGATTACCTCGGCGCCGTCGTGAAGCGACTGCAGGCCGACGGTTTTCAGATCCCGAGGCTCGACGAACAGCGCCGGGACGAGCCCCGGCACATGGTCGGAAAGGCGTCGCCGGCCGAGCGCCTGGCCATCGGCCTCGCTCTCCTGCTCGGCGTTCCCCTCCTGCTTGCCGCCACGAGATGGCGGTATCCCGCCGAACGCGATATCTGGCTGACGTTCGGCGTTGCCGCCGGCGCCTGGAGCATCCTGCCGGTTCCGCTCTTCATCGCGTTCGCCGGCCTCGTCGGCGCGATCGCCTGGTCGACGCTCGGCTGCATCTGGGCCATGGGCGCAAACGAAGCCTCGATGGCAGCGGGGAAGCCGGCGTCGTTCGGTGGCCTCGCAGGCTTCTTCCTGCGCCTGTCACTGCCGGGCTTCCTCGGCGGCGCCCTGGTCGCGGCCCTGCATGCCGAAACGATCTACCTGCTCAAGTTCGAGCAGTTCCGCGGCATCAAACTGGCTTTCATCGCGCCGTTGGCCTGGACGGCGGTCTGGGCGCTGCGCCGGTACGGCGGCGGCCTGCTGACGCTGTTCGCGCGGCCTCTGACGGTCAGAGAGCTGTTCATCGGTCTCGCGGTCGGCGGCGGAACCCTGCTGTATCTGCTGCGGTCGGGAAATGTCACGTTCCTCAAACCGTCGGCGATGGAGGACATCGGCCGGACGTTCCTGGAAAACCTGCTGATCGCGCGGCCCCGGAACAAGGAGTTCCTGATCGGGTATCCGGCGGCGCTGTTCTTCCTGTTCTTCAGGCGCCGCGGCGTTTCCGAAATCCTTCCCGTGCTCGCCCTCTTCATGCAGATGGGCCAGGTCTCGCTGGTCAACACGTTCTGCCATTTCCACTCGCCCCTGTCGCTCGCGTTCCTGCGCGGATTCAACGGCCTCTGGACGGGCCTGCTCACGGGAGCGGCGTTGCTGGCCGTCTATCTTGTCTGCCGGGTCCTGGCCTGCGCGGGGTGCAAAAGCGACAGGAGCGTCCTGGTCGGGTATTTCGGCTTCGGAAACCTGGGGGACGAACTGCTGTGGCGCAGTTTCGCCGAAGAGGCCGCCCGCCGCCGCCCGGACCTGAAATGGAGCGTCATCTGGGGGCCGGCGGAATGGGAGGAAAAGGGCGACCACGTTCGGGCCGTCTCACGGCGTGACCTGCTCGGCCTTCTCGAAGAACTCGCCGCCGCCCGAGCCGTGGTCGTTCCCGGAGGCAGTCTCCTGCAGGCGACGACGAGCCTCGGCAGTCTGCTGTATTATCTCGCGCTTCTCGCCTTCGGCCGCCTGCTGGGGGCGCGTCTCATCCTCTGCGGCCAGGGCTTCGGTCCCTGGGGCACGCCCGGCACGGTCCAGCGGTATCTCGCCGCATCCGCCGCCCGGATGGTCCTCGAGTTCGCCTCGTATATCTCCTGCCGCGACAGGGAAGCCGCGATGACGCTCGCCAGGCTCCCCGGGCCCGCCCTTTCCGCCGCTGTCGGGGCCGACCTCGCCTTTCTGCGGCCCCGGTCAGGTTCCTCGTCGCGACCGCCTGCCGGAGTGAAAACCGTCGGCGTCATCCTGCGGGGTTCGTTCCCGATGTCGCCGGTCATCGCCGAACGGCTTGCCGGCTGGGCCAAAACCTCCGGCTATAGAATTCTCCCGCTCGCCTTCCAGCTGGGTGAAGACGAAGAACCGTGGCGGAATCAGCCGGCGCTCCTGCCGGTCACGATTCTCCGCGATGCGGCCGCCGCCGACGAAACCTTCGCCTCCTGCGAGTTCATCGTCACCATGCGCCTCCACGCCGCGGTGCTGGCGACGATCGCCGGCGTCCCCTGGATCGGCCTTGCCGTCGATCCGAAGATGACCGGCCTGGCGGCCGAACTCGGCTGGCAATACGTGCTTCCCCCCGAAGAGGCCGATGCCGCCCGCCTCGACTCCTGCATCCGCCAGGTGTGCGACTGCCGCGAAACCCTCGCGGAAAAGCTCCGAACGGCGGCAGCCGGCAGGGCCTTCGCCGCTTCGGCAGACCTCGACGCGGCTCTTCGACATGTCGAGTCATATTCGAAATGA